Proteins found in one Kluyveromyces marxianus DMKU3-1042 DNA, complete genome, chromosome 2 genomic segment:
- the HSL1 gene encoding protein kinase HSL1 encodes MASTAQAAAIAAMNENSGGQVPYRANNEHLHRVVQSVTDATKRLSQISTASSTNANTKTSKRKNRDTVGPWKLGKTLGKGSSGRVRLAKNMETGKLSAIKIVPKKYVRSNQSKQLPYGIEREIIIMKLISHPNVMGLYEVWENKSELYLVLEYVEGGELFDYLVSKGKLPEEEAIHYFKQIIQAVAYCHGFNICHRDLKPENLLLDKKKKSIKIADFGMAALETSDRLLETSCGSPHYASPEIVLGQKYHGSPSDVWSCGIILFALLTGHLPFNDDNVKKLLLKVQSGKYQMPQGLSVEAKDLISRILVVDPNKRITIDQILQHELLTKYDSKARSKSNSNLNLLKNTPSIINFTSEQEIDGQILSNLQILWHGAPRKHLVTRLLKSGFTEEKMFYSLLWNYQQKQQKVVQKDSTPVSVMQNSSASSVSPLKITTSVETDGSGNGVTTNTTYTVKPVTTKGGMLPASMTPTIPSFGNQQQAPRLQQKSQFSINSLKNAGHSKSPKKTKQGFIASSSSSKLFNPNVGARPLSQSISKSSSKKSLVQAQHNAATTPKTRTLHNSSSKRSLYSLQSISKRSVNLKDLLQDELIIPPLPEIDSASSQHTSTKIASIVDGYGGDDTMSLHGNDKIESITKPAFQLHIHNPQSNKNILAQPKLNESSENQDQTPSSSTLSAPSEKLELRTPFSSTVPLKDVTNTFHSKNTYVSSLDPKHRKAKPSIENLLRKVAVPQRMKSKSSIRKMRDSGDWTVSGEAKSLFGDSMYENQLQRLQTNPSKITAPETVISTSTPMPNAKSGLLRMPSMSINSSMTFKDLSQLLMHIDEENDNADTMNSKNRNNSDKHNDNSSNTNKQGLGISIIRHNLRKESSSNDLMHRFETSSNYDDYEIATSTQAATTGADIDIFEDAPGDSNESVTTSESVIDQSQPNLKKKAASIDSINTSHVLTPANDVRVSLYVNQMDKLESMPRETTEQIISKFKLSPIKDSKQKRFSYTDRDMTLSGSIISMFKDLDGDDSHVDYEDGGLLSKREVDHQNQLEQKSADSNSNAVNDAVKSGTGPTTLENDEEVQGITGKDLLAKEKSIVKDSKATSGDDSGKRVTLLFDDRISESERVFKAAASTGKAATNKSQSGLDESQNMGTATANSTSNTTNKRRSYINKLPKIKEDDGNGQEISRKQRSPNNWFVKLLHRLKTSSPKSAVYQHKSDKLQFDELHILLVAEFGKNGIDCELKKLERKGNKEHVSYSCSFGRRRKFSVSMACNNGVETVVSCEAHGSKFVSDAKSMELFEHFNEELANAISIKESK; translated from the coding sequence ATGGCTAGTACTGCACAGGCTGCTGCTATTGCTGCTATGAATGAGAATTCTGGAGGACAGGTTCCATATCGTGCGAATAATGAACACTTGCACCGGGTTGTTCAGTCGGTAACGGATGCGACAAAGCGATTATCGCAGATTTCCACGGCGTCGTCGACGAACGCGAATACCAAGACTTCGAAGCGGAAAAACAGAGATACGGTGGGACCCTGGAAGTTGGGGAAGACTCTGGGGAAAGGGTCTTCTGGAAGGGTCCGGCTGGCGAAGAATATGGAGACTGGGAAGCTGTCTGCGATTAAAATTGTGCCCAAGAAGTATGTGCGGTCGAACCAGAGCAAGCAATTGCCGTATGGTATAGAGCGTgagattattattatgaaGTTAATCTCGCATCCAAATGTGATGGGGCTGTATGAAGTTTGGGAGAATAAGTCAGAGCTGTATCTGGTTCTAGAGTACGTGGAAGGTGGAGAGTTATTTGACTATCTTGTGTCGAAGGGCAAGCTACCGGAGGAAGAGGCTATTCATTATTTCAAGCAGATAATACAAGCAGTGGCTTATTGTCACGGTTTCAATATCTGTCATCGTGATTTGAAGCCTGAAAACTTGCTTttggacaagaagaaaaaatctATCAAGATTGCGGACTTTGGAATGGCCGCTTTGGAGACCTCGGACAGGTTGTTGGAAACATCGTGTGGTTCGCCACATTATGCTTCTCCGGAAATTGTTTTGGGACAAAAGTACCATGGGTCCCCGAGCGATGTGTGGTCTTGTGGTATAATCTTGTTTGCCCTGCTCACGGGACACTTGCCATTTAACGACGACAACGTTAAAAAGCTTCTCTTAAAGGTCCAATCAGGTAAGTACCAGATGCCCCAGGGACTTTCCGTAGAGGCAAAGGATTTGATCTCCAGAATTCTTGTGGTTGATCCAAATAAGAGAATTACCATAGACCAGATCCTACAACATGAACTTCTCACCAAGTATGACAGCAAGGCCCGCAGCAAGTCGAATTCTAATTTGAACCTTCTAAAAAATACTCCAAGCATTATAAACTTTACCTCGGAACAGGAAATAGACGGACAAATATTATCCAATTTGCAAATCCTATGGCATGGCGCACCAAGGAAACACTTGGTCACCAGACTACTCAAATCGGGTTTCACCGAGGAGAAAATGTTTTATTCTCTGTTGTGGAACTATCAACAAAAGCAACAAAAGGTTGTTCAAAAGGATTCTACCCCCGTATCCGTGATGCAAAACtcatctgcttcttctgtaaGCCCATTGAAAATCACTACCTCTGTGGAGACAGATGGCAGCGGCAATGGTGTCACCACTAATACCACCTACACTGTAAAACCGGTTACTACAAAGGGTGGAATGTTACCGGCATCTATGACTCCAACGATCCCTTCATTCGGCAACCAACAGCAAGCACCAAGGCTGCAGCAAAAATCGCAGTTCTCGATCAACTCGCTCAAAAACGCTGGTCATTCGAAATCGCcaaagaagacaaaacaAGGTTTCATTGCGTCAAGCTCTTCTTCGAAACTTTTCAATCCAAATGTCGGGGCCAGACCTCTATCGCAATCTATCTCAAAGTCTAGCTCTAAAAAATCGTTGGTTCAAGCCCAGCATAATGCAGCTACAACACCAAAGACTAGGACTTTACATAATTCAAGCTCGAAAAGGTCATTGTACTCGCTGCAATCGATTTCAAAGCGTTCGGTAAACTTGAAAGATCTTCTACAGGACGAGTTGATTATTCCTCCACTGCCAGAAATTGATTCAGCTTCGTCACAGCATACTTCTACAAAGATAGCATCCATAGTCGATGGTTATGGTGGTGATGATACGATGTCGTTACACGGGAATGACAAAATTGAAAGTATTACTAAGCCAGCATTCCAGCTTCATATACACAATCCTCAATCAAATAAGAATATTCTGGCACAACCAAAGCTAAATGAGTCTAGTGAAAACCAAGATCAAACACCATCGTCTTCTACGTTATCTGCTCCTAGTGAAAAGCTAGAACTTAGAACTCCATTTTCATCTACCGTACCATTGAAAGATGTAACTAATACATTTCATTCTAAAAACACTTATGTGTCATCGTTGGACCCAAAACACCGGAAAGCAAAACCTTCTATTGAAAACCTCTTGAGAAAGGTTGCTGTTCCACAAAGgatgaaatcaaaatcttcCATCAGGAAAATGAGAGATAGTGGTGATTGGACAGTCAGCGGGGAAGCGAAGTCTCTCTTTGGTGATAGCATGTACGAGAACCAACTGCAAAGGCTGCAAACAAATCCAAGCAAAATAACTGCACCGGAAACGGTTATTAGCACAAGTACTCCTATGCCAAATGCCAAATCAGGACTTCTACGCATGCCATCAATGTCTAttaattcttcaatgaCGTTTAAGGATCTATCACAACTTTTAATGCAtattgatgaagagaaCGACAATGCTGACACTATGAATAGTAAAAATAGGAACAACAGCGATAAACATAATGATAATAGCAGTAATACTAATAAGCAAGGCCTAGGTATTAGCATAATAAGGCATAATTTGAGAAAGGAATCATCTTCGAATGACTTGATGCATAGATTTGAAACAAGTTCCAACTACGATGATTACGAGATCGCGACCTCTACCCAGGCGGCAACGACGGGCGCggatattgatatatttgaagatgCACCAGGTGATTCTAATGAGTCTGTAACAACATCAGAATCTGTTATTGATCAATCACAGCCTAAtctgaaaaagaaggcagCATCTATAGACTCCATCAACACAAGCCATGTATTAACCCCAGCAAACGATGTTAGAGTAAGCTTGTACGTTAATCAGATGGATAAACTAGAAAGTATGCCAAGAGAAACGACAGAACAGATCATCTCGAAGTTCAAGCTCAGTCCGATCAAAGACTCTAAGCAAAAGCGATTCTCTTATACTGATAGAGACATGACTCTTTCCGGTTCAATCATATCAATGTTCAAGGATCTTGACGGGGACGACAGCCATGTTGATTACGAAGATGGCGGTCTTCTAAGTAAACGCGAAGTTGATCACCAGAATCAACTCGAACAAAAATCAGCTGACTCGAATTCTAACGCTGTAAATGATGCTGTTAAATCTGGAACCGGCCCTACCACATTAGAaaacgatgaagaagtacaAGGCATAACAGGAAAAGACTTACTagcaaaggaaaaaagtATAGTTAAAGACTCCAAAGCCACGTCTGGAGATGACAGTGGTAAAAGAGTGACATTGCTGTTCGACGACCGTATTTCTGAGTCTGAACGTGTATTCAAAGCAGCAGCTTCAACTGGGAAGGCAGCCACTAACAAGTCTCAATCAGGTCTTGATGAGAGTCAAAATATGGgtactgctactgctaATTCTACTTCTAATACCACAAACAAGAGGCGATCATATATTAATAAACTTCCAAAAATCAAAGAGGACGATGGAAACGGCCAAGAAATCAGCAGAAAGCAAAGATCTCCTAACAATTGGTTCGTTAAGCTTTTACATCGTTTGAAAACATCATCGCCAAAAAGCGCTGTGTACCAACATAAAAGCGACAAACTGCAATTTGATGAATTACACATTTTGCTCGTTGCTGAGTTCGGTAAGAATGGTATAGACTGTGAACTTAAGAAGCTTGAACGTAAAGGTAACAAAGAGCATGTGAGTTACAGCTGTAGTTTCGGTCGCAGAAGGAAGTTTTCTGTTTCGATGGCATGTAACAACGGAGTAGAAACGGTAGTCAGTTGTGAAGCTCATGGGAGTAAATTTGTAAGCGACGCAAAGAGCATGGAATTATTCGAGCACTTTAATGAAGAGCTTGCAAATGCAATCAGCATCAAAGAATCCAAGTAG
- the ADH3 gene encoding alcohol dehydrogenase ADH3, whose product MFRLARAQTSITTTSKALGGSRRLFVRLNSSFAIPESQKGVIFYENGGKLEYKDLPVPKPKPNEILINVKYSGVCHTDLHAWKGDWPLPVKLPLVGGHEGAGVVVAKGENVTNFEIGDYAGIKWLNGSCMSCELCEQGYESNCLQADLSGYTHDGSFQQYATADAVQAAQIPKGTDLAEIAPILCAGVTVYKALKTADLQPGQWIAISGAAGGLGSLAVQYAKAMGLRVLGIDGGPGKEELFKSLGGEVFIDFTKSKDMVADIQEATNGGPHGVINVSVSEAAISMSTEYVRPTGVVVLVGLPAHAYVKSEVFSHVVKSISIKGSYVGNRADTREAIDFFTRGLVKSPIKVVGLSELPKVYELMEAGKILGRYVVDTSK is encoded by the coding sequence ATGTTCAGACTAGCACGCGCTCAGACCAGCATTACCACCACTAGCAAGGCTCTAGGTGGCTCCAGAAGACTATTCGTCAGACTAAACTCCTCTTTCGCCATCCCAGAATCCCAAAAGGGTGTGATTTTCTACGAAAACGGCGGTAAGTTGGAATACAAGGACCTTCCAGttccaaagccaaagccaaatGAAATCTTGATCAACGTCAAGTACTCCGGTGTGTGTCACACTGATTTGCACGCCTGGAAGGGTGACTGGCCATTGCCAGTTAAGTTGCCTTTGGTCGGTGGTCACGAAGGTGCCGGTGTCGTCGTTGCCAAGGGTGAAAACGTTACCAACTTCGAGATCGGTGACTACGCAGGTATCAAGTGGTTGAACGGTTCTTGTATGTCTTGTGAACTCTGTGAACAAGGTTACGAATCCAACTGTTTGCAAGCTGACTTGTCTGGTTACACCCACGACGGTTCCTTCCAACAATATGCCACTGCTGACGCTGTTCAAGCTGCCCAAATTCCAAAGGGTACCGATTTGGCTGAAATCGCCCCAATCTTGTGTGCCGGTGTCACCGTCTACAAGGCTCTAAAGACCGCTGACTTGCAACCAGGTCAATGGATCGCTATCTCCGGTGCTGCCGGTGGTCTTGGTTCCCTAGCCGTGCAATACGCCAAGGCAATGGGTCTAAGAGTTCTAGGTATCGACGGTGGTCCAGGTAAGGAagaattgttcaagagCTTGGGTGGTGAAGTCTTCATTGACTTCACAAAGTCCAAGGACATGGTCGCAGACATCCAGGAAGCCACCAACGGTGGTCCTCACGGTGTGATCAACGTCTCCGTCTCCGAGGCCGCTATCTCCATGTCCACCGAGTACGTCAGACCAACCGGTGTGGTCGTTCTAGTCGGTTTGCCAGCCCACGCTTACGTCAAGTCCGAAGTCTTCTCCCACGTCGTCAAGTCTATCTCTATTAAGGGTTCTTACGTCGGTAACAGAGCAGACACCAGAGAAGCTATTGACTTCTTCACCAGAGGTTTGGTCAAGTCTCCAATCAAGGTTGTTGGTTTGTCTGAATTGCCAAAGGTTTATGAATTGATGGAAGCTGGTAAGATCTTGGGTAGATACGTCGTTGACACTTCCAAATAA
- the UTP11 gene encoding rRNA-processing protein UTP11: MGALQHSIQKKQHRERSQVQERSRFGFLEKHKDYVKRAQDYHKKEKTLKVLKSKAKERNPDEFYYGMNSKRVDEDGLLVTSRHGASEDDGVLTMDQVKLLKTQDSNYVRTMRLVEKRKAEKKREQVLFNGTGKHTVFVEDAESLESFSPEEYFKTSSEMLGRRSNRLREEQLVGDLNLDKAEYSESLRKKKVKKLRAITKHMERESQLAGVEQRMNMQREVMKSGSKKKIEVGEGASKRVVYKWKKQRKR; the protein is encoded by the coding sequence ATGGGAGCACTACAACACTCGAttcagaagaagcagcatCGGGAGCGTTCCCAGGTGCAAGAACGGAGCCGATTTGGGTTTTTAGAGAAGCACAAGGACTATGTGAAGCGTGCGCAAGATTATCacaagaaggagaagacgCTTAAGGTGTTGAAGAGCAAGGCTAAGGAGCGTAATCCGGATGAGTTTTACTATGGGATGAACTCGAAACGAGTGGATGAGGATGGATTGCTTGTGACCAGCAGACACGGTGCGTCAGAGGATGATGGGGTGTTGACGATGGACCAGGTGAAGCTATTGAAGACGCAAGATAGCAACTATGTGAGGACGATGAGGCTAGTGGAGAAGCGGAAGGCGGAGAAGAAGCGGGAACAGGTTTTGTTTAACGGTACTGGTAAGCATACTGTTTTTGTAGAGGATGCTGAGTCGCTGGAGAGTTTCAGTCCTGAGGAGTACTTCAAGACGAGTAGCGAGATGCTTGGGCGTCGATCGAACCGTTTACGGGAGGAGCAGCTTGTTGGGGACTTAAATCTAGACAAGGCCGAATATTCGGAGTCGCTTcggaaaaagaaggtgaagaagtTGCGGGCTATAACGAAGCACATGGAGAGAGAGTCGCAACTTGCAGGCGTGGAGCAACGGATGAACATGCAGCGCGAGGTGATGAAGTCTGggagcaagaagaagatcgaGGTGGGCGAGGGTGCGTCGAAGCGGGTGGTGTACAAGTggaagaagcagagaaaGAGGTAG
- the MTC2 gene encoding Mtc2p — translation MSLASLSYGVQTAVALKRHVVCFTGSEEPPNTELIAQLVSPVACEVYSGPLEAMAMCMDQGEDVNSNSNSNSNSYSNSSSSRSGVLLYIIQFPGDSNELDSESQSDFAHWLYRCFQNGVAVILVCQHDPNMIPYLRHQFWYACGESIGESEPMALDSTALLNNVHVHHTIKRYILDLIVHLRMHRLSRPSQGGGAHSRSLADMMLLCKWIALQSKCSFVTPDMVQIACQRYFPWHLQLIESSREDPSVMYGSREDLVDELISKFDTFGLKMQKEYNNPLFKQLCVVQSVMKNVIPAT, via the coding sequence ATGTCGCTCGCTTCGCTATCTTATGGCGTGCAGACTGCTGTCGCGTTGAAACGGCACGTTGTTTGCTTTACAGGATCAGAAGAACCTCCAAATACCGAGCTCATCGCGCAATTGGTTTCTCCAGTGGCATGCGAGGTGTACTCCGGTCCGCTTGAGGCCATGGCCATGTGCATGGACCAAGGTGAGGATGTTAATAGTAATAGCAATAGCAATAGCAATAGCTATAGCaatagcagcagcagcagaagcgGTGTCTTGTTGTACATCATACAATTTCCAGGCGACTCGAATGAGCTGGACTCAGAGTCGCAATCGGATTTCGCGCACTGGCTCTACAGGTGCTTTCAGAATGGGGTTGCGGTTATTCTTGTATGCCAGCACGACCCGAATATGATTCCATATTTGAGACACCAGTTCTGGTATGCGTGTGGTGAGTCGATAGGGGAGTCTGAGCCGATGGCTCTTGATTCTACGGCATTGTTGAACAATGTTCACGTCCACCACACGATCAAGCGGTACATATTGGATCTTATTGTGCATTTGCGGATGCACAGGCTCAGCAGGCCCAGTCAGGGGGGTGGTGCGCACTCTCGGTCTCTAGCAGATATGATGCTGCTGTGTAAATGGATCGCATTGCAGTCGAAGTGTTCGTTTGTGACTCCGGATATGGTGCAGATAGCGTGCCAACGGTACTTTCCGTGGCATTTGCAGCTCATAGAATCGTCCAGAGAGGACCCCAGCGTGATGTATGGGTCGCGGGAAGACCTGGTGGACGAGCTCATTAGCAAGTTCGACACGTTCGGCCTCAAGATGCAGAAGGAGTACAACAATCCGTTGTTCAAGCAGTTGTGCGTTGTCCAAAGCGTCATGAAAAACGTTATTCCGGCCACATGA
- the GGC1 gene encoding Ggc1p: protein MATNDKKQSGLARVLGSASAGILEIGVFHPVDTISKRLMSNHTKISSASQLNSVIFRDTASEPLGKRLLSLFPGLGYAASYKILQRVYKYGGQPFANEFLNKNFKSDFDQAFGEKTGKALRSATAGSLIGIGEIVLLPLDVLKIKRQTNPEAFRGRGFMKILKDEGFGLYRGWGWTAARNAPGSFALFGGNAFAKEYILGLKDYGQATWGQNFISSIVGASASLIVSAPLDVIKTRIQNRNFENPESGFTIVKNTLKNEGITAFFKGLTPKLLTTGPKLVFSFALAQTLIPMFDNLVSGK, encoded by the coding sequence ATGGCTACCAACGATAAGAAACAATCTGGTTTGGCCCGTGTTTTGGGGTCAGCATCTGCTGGTATTTTGGAGATCGGTGTGTTCCACCCTGTGGACACGATTTCTAAGAGATTGATGTCTAACCACACCAAGATTTCATCAGCATCTCAATTGAACAGTGTTATTTTCCGTGACACTGCGAGCGAGCCATTGGGCAAGCGTTTGCTATCTTTGTTCCCTGGTTTGGGGTATGCTGCTTCATATAAGATTTTGCAGCGTGTTTACAAGTATGGTGGACAACCATTTGCCAatgagtttttgaacaagaacttCAAGTCCGATTTTGACCAAGCGTTTGGTGAAAAGACCGGTAAGGCTTTGAGATCTGCTACAGCTGGTTCTCTCATTGGTATTGGTGAGATTGTGTTGTTGCCATTGGATGTGTTGAAGATCAAGAGACAAACCAACCCAGAGGCTTTCAGAGGCAGAGGTTTCatgaagattttgaaggaCGAAGGGTTTGGGTTGTACCGTGGTTGGGGCTGGACTGCAGCCAGAAATGCTCCTGGTTCGTTTGCGCTATTTGGTGGTAATGCGTTTGCCAAGGAGTACATCTTGGGGTTGAAGGATTACGGACAAGCCACCTGGGGCCAGAACTTCATTTCTTCGATTGTTGGTGCTTCTGCATCTTTGATTGTGAGTGCTCCATTGGATGTGATCAAGACTAGAATCCAAAACAGAAACTTTGAGAACCCAGAAAGCGGGTTCACCATTGTCAAGAACACATTGAAGAACGAGGGTATCACTGCCTTCTTCAAGGGTTTGACCCCTAAGCTATTGACCACTGGTCCAAAgttggtgttttctttcGCCCTAGCCCAAACATTGATTCCAATGTTTGACAACTTGGTTTCCGGAAAATAA
- the PCF11 gene encoding Pcf11p produces the protein MSSEGREVDAEVEVEDNSNAKILEEFKSTLDGLTFNSRPIITTLTQLAEENMSLAQEFVGMVENRVEKCVPSQKLYAFYVMDSICKNAGSPYTIYFSKNLHKLFRKAYLLVDNQTRTKMISMFKTWLVPLPAGDLMFDHSSLESIEKFLIKASALHQKSAMFPQHSHRGNSPGAPRMGDGPSGAITVRSLLSDIDKLALITQSKLVGVPSDTKLQAKVAILKQLRQELQKEQLAPEFLSQVHQQLRQIFAQEQQQQQQMEQQQYQQQQQQQQQQQQQQQQQQQQKGNSQFLPPSDRFGAADSNNGNSNNNNSMFGGSLQFNAPFLNQLTNSNKRNKLSSLVSSLREKQLLYEPSENSIVTLANKLESELDSSNSVKLPSYSVLQNILGDLEAQKQTQNFDILNASVLQLSQQFVLNDNHPITNVLIHFLYRAKTNKCSICGKRFGNSQEERDLETKHLDWHFRVNKRIKGIQSNTTTSTKVIQSRNWYLDETQWTDFKDEEIIATDIDSNAPEQQPTFDNAKTDTSEAIYTKLMGKYVVVPDYAADMKFQCPICTEDNYGKYDEELGEWIWGNSIQVGDKFFHATCYYEAAKNQQSNESSSLQHLQLDIGIINALLQ, from the coding sequence ATGAGTTCAGAAGGCAGAGAGGTTGATGctgaagttgaagttgaagacAATAGCAATGCGAAGATTTTGGAGGAGTTCAAGAGCACATTAGACGGGCTCACGTTCAATTCTAGGCCAATAATTACGACTTTAACGCAGCTggcagaagaaaacatgaGTTTAGCGCAGGAATTTGTTGGTATGGTGGAGAATCGGGTGGAAAAGTGTGTTCCAAGCCAAAAACTATATGCATTTTATGTGATGGATTCTATTTGTAAAAATGCTGGATCGCCGTACACAATATACTTCTCGAAGAACTTGCATAAGCTATTTAGGAAAGCGTACTTGCTTGTGGACAATCAGACTCGTACGAAGATGATATCGATGTTCAAGACGTGGCTGGTTCCATTACCGGCTGGGGATTTGATGTTTGATCATAGTTCGTTGGAGAGTATTGAGAAGTTTTTGATCAAAGCGAGTGCATTGCACCAGAAGAGTGCTATGTTCCCGCAGCATTCGCATCGTGGCAATAGCCCGGGTGCTCCTAGGATGGGTGATGGGCCTTCTGGTGCAATAACCGTTCGGTCGTTGTTATCTGATATCGATAAGCTTGCGTTGATTACCCAGTCGAAGCTTGTTGGTGTGCCTTCGGATACCAAGTTGCAAGCGAAGGTGGCTATTTTGAAGCAGTTGAGACAAGAGCTCCAAAAGGAGCAGCTGGCACCCGAGTTTTTGTCGCAGGTGCACCAGCAGTTGAGACAGATTTTCGCCCAagaacaacagcagcagcaacagatggagcagcagcaataccaacagcaacagcagcagcagcagcagcagcagcaacaacagcaacaacagcaacaacagaaagGAAATTCCCAGTTTCTGCCGCCCTCGGATAGATTTGGTGCTGCTGATAGTAATAATggtaatagtaataacaacaactcGATGTTCGGAGGAAGTCTTCAGTTTAATGCTCCGTTCTTAAACCAGCTTACAAATTCCAACAAACGTAACAAATTGTCTTCATTGGTCTCCAGCTTGCGTGAGAAGCAGCTCTTGTATGAACCATCGGAAAACTCCATAGTAACGCTCGCAAATAAGCTAGAGTCGGAACTggattcttcaaactcGGTAAAACTTCCGTCTTATTCTGTGCTACAAAACATCCTCGGTGACTTGGAAGCCCAAAAACAGACTCAGAACTTTGATATACTGAACGCTTCAGTTCTACAGCTTTCTCAGCAATTTGTGCTCAATGATAACCATCCCATTACTAATGTGCTTATTCACTTCTTATACCGTGCCAAAACAAATAAGTGTAGCATTTGTGGCAAACGATTCGGTAACTCTCAAGAGGAAAGAGATCTAGAAACAAAACATCTTGACTGGCATTTCCGTGTCAataaaagaatcaaaggTATTCAATCAAACACAACTACTTCTACTAAAGTAATACAATCTAGAAATTGGTACTTGGACGAAACGCAATGGACCGACTTCaaggatgaagaaattatCGCAACTGATATTGACTCTAATGCTCCTGAGCAACAGCCTACATTCGATAATGCCAAAACTGATACGTCAGAGGCTATTTATACAAAACTTATGGGCAAATATGTTGTCGTTCCGGATTATGCTGCAGATATGAAATTCCAATGTCCTATTTGCACCGAAGATAATTACGGGAAGTATGATGAAGAGCTAGGAGAGTGGATATGGGGTAACAGCATCCAGGTTGGGGACAAGTTCTTTCATGCTACGTGTTACTATGAGGCTGCAAAAAATCAACAGTCTAATGAATCGTCTTCTCTTCAACATTTGCAGTTAGATATCGGGATCATTAATGCTCTTTTACAATGA